In a single window of the Elaeis guineensis isolate ETL-2024a chromosome 4, EG11, whole genome shotgun sequence genome:
- the LOC105044165 gene encoding uncharacterized protein, producing the protein MDESEDHDSEPKEYDGRSWAATEETRSTTSIHVTALDGLVNVNSLFTIAVFVGLSLTSPGQRSLEGRAACDAGTDVVRNLLVFEVVSFSFFLFSSLVAQGLKLAINLLNSNDVDEAFRAHINARVLRLGMLASAVGSVMGCLFLLLSMVDVIQIRLGLLSCGSISAGRAVAALVTLVSTALVVYISTVLYAFTH; encoded by the exons ATGGATGA ATCCGAGGACCATGACAGCGAGCCCAAGGAGTACGATGGGCGGTCTTGGGCGGCGACGGAAGAGACGCGGAGCACGACGAGCATCCACGTGACGGCGCTGGACGGGCTGGTGAACGTGAACTCTCTCTTCACCATCGCCGTCTTCGTGGGGCTCTCCCTGACCTCCCCGGGACAGCGGAGCCTCGAGGGCAGGGCCGCTTGCGACGCCGGCACGGACGTCGTCCGCAACCTCCTGGTGTTCGAGGTGGTCTCCTTcagcttcttcctcttctccagcCTGGTGGCCCAGGGCCTCAAGCTCGCCATCAATCTCCTCAACAGCAACGACGTGGACGAGGCCTTCCGGGCGCACATCAACGCACGGGTGCTCCGCCTCGGCATGCTCGCCTCCGCGGTGGGTTCGGTGATGGGCTGCCTATTCCTGCTGCTCTCCATGGTCGACGTCATCCAGATCCGCCTCGGCTTGCTGTCCTGCGGCAGCATCTCCGCCGGCCGGGCGGTGGCGGCGCTCGTCACCCTCGTCTCCACCGCCCTCGTCGTCTACATCTCCACCGTCCTCTATGCCTTCACCCACTGA
- the LOC105044248 gene encoding probable alkaline/neutral invertase F: MDPTDQTDSDPCPLDFSTFEARPISAFHIERRMSYDQRTSSEPSAAPGPSRHPFSNLPSIAEDQEYSSASGSSCASTPRASDGGETHSVLAEGWEALKRSLVYFRGKPVGTIAALDHTEEALNYNQVFVRDFVPSGLAFLMSGEPEIVKNFLLKTLRLQAREKKFDHFKLGEGAMPASFKVLHKKDEEELQADFGESAIGRVAPVDSGFWWIILLRAYTKSTGDRSLVEMPECQKGMRLILTLCLSEGFNTFPTLLCPDGCCMIDRRMGIYGYPIEIQALFFMALKCALVLLNHDDEGKEFADRIAKRLHALTYHMRSYFWLDFRQLNDIYRYKTEQYSHTAVNKFNVMPDSLPDWLFDFMPTRGGYFIGNVSPARMDFRWFCLGNCLAIVSSLATPAQSAAIMDLLEERWTELVGEMPLKVCYPAIESHEWRVVTGGDPKNTRWSYHNGGSWPVLLWLLAAASIKTGRPHMGRRAIELAERRLSKDNWPEYYDGKIGRYVGKQARKFQTWSIAGYLVAKMVLEDPSRLGMIAQEEDRQARPLRRMTTWST; encoded by the exons ATGGATCCAACTGATCAGACTGACAGCGATCCATGTCCCTTGGATTTCTCAACATTTGAAGCTAGACCTATATCAGCATTTCACATCGAACGCCGGATGTCTTATGACCAGAGGACTTCATCTGAGCCGTCTGCTGCACCAGGTCCATCTCGCCATCCTTTTTCGAACCTCCCAAGCATAGCGGAAGACCAAGAATATTCGTCTGCTAGTGGAAGCTCTTGTGCAAGCACTCCGAGGGCATCCGATGGTGGTGAGACACATTCTGTCCTGGCAGAAGGTTGGGAAGCCCTAAAGCGCTCATTGGTGTACTTCCGAGGCAAACCGGTTGGAACCATTGCTGCATTAGACCATACAGAAGAAGCACTCAACTATAATCAG GTGTTTGTGAGGGATTTTGTCCCTAGTGGCTTGGCATTTCTGATGAGTGGGGAGCCAGAAATTGTCAAAAATTTCCTCCTGAAAACACTCCGCCTTCAAGCACGGGAGAAAAAGTTTGACCACTTCAAGTTAGGGGAAGGTGCGATGCCAGCAAGCTTCAAAGTCCTGCATAAAAAAGATGAGGAAGAGTTACAAGCTGATTTCGGGGAAAGTGCTATTGGAAGAGTTGCTCCTGTTGATTCGGGCTTTTGGTGGATCATATTGCTTCGTGCATACACAAAATCCACAGGTGACCGTTCCTTGGTTGAAATGCCTGAATGCCAAAAGGGCATGCGGCTTATTTTGACCTTGTGCCTCTCTGAAGGTTTTAATACGTTTCCCACTCTACTCTGTCCTGATGGCTGTTGTATGATAGACCGCAGAATG GGAATTTATGGCTACCCTATTGAAATACAAGCGCTGTTCTTTATGGCCTTAAAATGTGCCTTGGTTTTGCTAAACCATGATGACGAAGGGAAGGAATTTGCAGATCGGATAGCAAAGCGCCTACATGCCTTGACCTATCACATGAGAAGTTACTTTTGGCTTGACTTTCGTCAACTTAATGACATTTACCGGTATAAAACGGAGCAATATTCTCATACGGCTGTTAACAAATTCAATGTGATGCCTGACTCTCTTCCAGATTGGCTATTTGATTTTATGCCAACTCGTGGTGGTTACTTCATTGGAAATGTTAGTCCTGCTCGAATGGACTTTCGTTGGTTTTGCTTGGGTAATTGTTTGGCAATTGTATCATCTTTAGCAACACCAGCTCAGTCTGCAGCCATTATGGATCTTCTGGAAGAACGTTGGACAGAATTGGTTGGAGAAATGCCTTTGAAGGTTTGTTATCCAGCGATAGAAAGTCATGAATGGCGAGTAGTTACAGGTGGTGATCCAAAAAACACTAGATGGAGCTACCACAATGGGGGATCTTGGCCGG TGCTACTTTGGCTTCTAGCTGCTGCAAGCATTAAGACTGGACGACCCCACATGGGAAGACGAGCTATCGAGCTTGCAGAGCGCAGGCTGTCGAAGGATAACTGGCCTGAATATTATGATGGAAAGATAGGGAGGTACGTTGGGAAGCAAGCTCGCAAGTTCCAAACCTGGTCTATTGCTGGTTACTTGGTTGCTAAAATGGTGCTTGAGGATCCATCTCGCCTGGGAATGATAGCACAGGAGGAGGATAGACAGGCGAGACCTCTCAGAAGAATGACAACGTGGTCAACATAA
- the LOC105044163 gene encoding ATP sulfurylase 2 translates to MALFTFFTPKAHASHRLLLSPPPFPISRRNAIGFQKTHLLPLNPLYHSNSLASAVPMPLSTPPSARPGGAVRSSLIDPDGGELVDVVVPPAERAARRAEVAALPAVRIGPVDLEWVHVVSEGWASPLRGFMREKEYLQSLHFNSLRLSDGSVVNMSLPIVLAINDADKEAIGDATDVALVRPGGDFVAILRRIEIYKHNKEERIARTWGTTAPGLPYVEKVISPAGNWLIGGDLEVLEPIKYNDGLDHYRLSPRELRKEFDRRQADAVFAFQLRNPVHNGHALLMNDTRRRLLEMGYKNPVLLLHPLGGFIKEDDVPLSVRMEQHSKVLEDGVLDPETTIVAIFPSPMHYAGPTEVQWHAKARINAGANFYIVGRDPAGMGHPTEKRDLYDPDHGKKVLSMAPGLEKLNILPFRVAAYDTVEKKMAFFDPSRAQEFLFISGTKMRTYARNGESPPDGFMCPGGWKVLVSYYESLQSEETGKQSVAMSV, encoded by the exons ATGGCTCTCTTTACCTTCTTTACCCCCAAAGCCCACGCCTCCCACCGCCTCCTCCTCTCCCCTCCCCCCTTCCCCATCTCCAGAAGGAACGCCATTGGATTCCAAAAGACGCATCTCCTCCCGCTGAACCCGCTCTACCATTCCAACTCCCTTGCCTCGGCCGTCCCCATGCCGCTCTCCACCCCGCCCTCCGCCCGCCCCGGCGGCGCCGTCCGGAGCTCCCTGATCGACCCCGACGGCGGCGAGCTGGTGGACGTCGTCGTGCCCCCGGCCGAGCGGGCGGCGCGGCGGGCCGAGGTGGCGGCGCTGCCGGCTGTGAGGATCGGGCCGGTGGACCTGGAGTGGGTCCATGTGGTGTCGGAGGGGTGGGCCAGCCCGCTGCGGGGGTTCATGCGGGAGAAGGAGTACCTCCAGAGCCTCCATTTCAACTCCCTCCGCCTCTCCGATGGCTCCGTCGTCAACATGTCCCTCCCTATCGTCCTCGCCATCAATGACGCCGACAAGGAGGCCATCGGCGACGCCACTGACGTCGCGTTGGTCCGCCCTGGCGGCGACTTCGTCGCCATTCTTAGAAG AATTGAAATATACAAGCATaataaagaagaaagaattgcCAGAACATGGGGAACAACAGCTCCTGGGCTACCTTATGTTGAGAAGGTAATTAGCCCAGCTGGAAACTGGCTCATTGGAGGAGATCTTGAAGTGTTAGAACCTATCAAGTATAATGATGGCCTTGATCACTACAGgctctctcctcgagagctccGCAAGGAATTTGACAGACGTCAGGCTGATGCTGTATTTGCTTTTCAGTTGAGAAACCCTGTACATAATGGCCATGCTTTGTTAATGAACGATACTCGCAGGCGCCTCCTAGAAATGGGCTACAAAAATCCTGTTCTATTACTGCATCCTTTAGGTGGTTTTATCAAGGAAGATGATGTGCCTTTGTCTGTCAGGATGGAACAGCACAGCAAG GTTCTAGAAGATGGAGTTCTTGATCCTGAGACTACTATTGTAGCAATTTTCCCTTCCCCTATGCATTATGCAGGACCAACAGAAGTACAGTGGCATGCTAAGGCAAGAATCAATGCAGGGGCTAATTTCTATATTGTAGGCCGTGATCCTGCCGGAATGGGTCACCCAACAGAGAAGAGGGACTTGTATGACCCAGATCATGGGAAAAAGGTTTTAAGCATGGCGCCAGGCTTAGAAAAGCTTAATATCTTACCTTTCAGG GTAGCAGCATATGATACAGTGGAAAAGAAGATGGCATTTTTTGATCCTTCTCGTGCTCAAGAGTTTCTCTTCATCTCGGGAACCAAG ATGCGCACTTATGCAAGAAATGGTGAGAGCCCTCCAGATGGTTTTATGTGCCCCGGTGGATGGAAGGTTCTAGTTAGCTACTATGAGAGCTTGCAAAGTGAAGAAACAGGGAAACAGTCAGTTGCCATGTCTGTTTAA